In Rhizobium sp. NLR16a, the DNA window GCGAGCTTGCACAGCGTTGCGCCAAGGCCGCCCGCGAAATCAAGGATCTCATTTCCAACAGCGCGTCGCAGGTTGGCGCGGGCGTCAGGCTCGTGGAGGAGACTGGGGAGGCGCTTTCCGTGATCATAGAGCATTTCACCTCGATCAACGGGCTGGTGCAGGTCATCTCGACCGCCACCAGCACGCAGTACAAAGGGATCGACGAGGTCAACAGCGCGGTTCGCGACATCGAGCATATCACTCAGCACAATGCCGCCATGGTGGAGGAAAACACCGCCGAAATTCACAGGCTTCGGCAGCAGGTGGAACTGCTGAACGAAAGGATTTCCCGATTTCAGACCGCCGACGGCCGCAAGCCTTCCACCGCCGTGAGCCCGCGAATGGCGGCCGCCTCCTGAGTGTCCTTCGCGGCTTCGTGCGACATTGTCTAGAAGTCAGCGACCTTGCCCCAGGCGGATTCCGCGAAGCGGTTGGGATGATAGGGCCTGGGATCGACGATCGGCTCATTGCCGGTGACGATATCGGCAATCAGATGACCGGCGCCGGGTCCGATGCCGAAGCCGTGGCCGCTGAAGCCCGCAGCGAGGATGAAGCCCGGAAGGGTAGCGATCTCGCCGATCCCCGGCACGCCATCTGGCGTGCTGTCGATATAGCCCGCCCAGGCCGCGTTGATTTCGGCGTTCTTCAAGGCGGGCAGCAGCTGGAGCGCCCGTGAATGCGTGAGAGCGATGGTGGTCTTGTCGATGGCCGGGTCGAGGATGCGCATCCGCTCCATCGGCGTCGGCCTGTCGAGCCGCCATCGCGCCAGAGATTCGTGCCCTGAGCGAATTCCTTCCAGTCCGCCGGGTGCGAGGCTGCGCCAGCGCCGGGCGAACATCGGCAGGAACTGCGGCGCGAAACGGAGCTGCTGCGCGGTTGGGTCGACGCGGCCGCGGCCGCTGATCGCCAGCGTGTAGCCGCCGTCGCCGCGGCGTGTCACTGATACCGCTGATGTATGCAGCGCATCCGGCAGGCCGAGTGCACCCGGCGAAACCGACAGGATCGACGAGCGGATCGAAGCTTGCGGAAATCGAATGCCGAGCTGGCGGCAGAAGGACGAGGCCCAGGCGCCGCCGGCCAGGATCGCGATCTTTGTCCCTATGGTGCCGTGCTCGGTGACGACGCCTGAAACCCTGCCGCCTTCAATGTCGACGCCGCGGGCCGCACAGGATTGATGCACCGTGCCGCCGAGGTTCAGGATCGCACGCGCGACGGCAGGCGCGGCTCTTCCAGGATCGGCGGTGCCGTCGGTCGGCGAAAAGACCCCGCCTTTCCATACGGCGCCGGTGGCCCGCCCGCGTTCGGTTGCCTCCGCGCCACTCAACATATGGGTTGTGACACCGACCGATCGGGCGAAATCGCGCCAGCGGGCCCAGCCTGAAAGTTCCTCCTCACTATTGCTGAGATAGAAGAGGCCGCAGCGGCGGAAGCCGGTGTCCTCGCCTGTTTCGATGGCGAAGCGCTCCCACAGATCGAGGCTCTTGGTCGAGATCGGCAATTCACGAGCATCGCGGTTCTGCTGCCGGCACCAGCCCCAGTTGCGGCTCGATTGTTCTGCCCCGACAAGGCCTTTCTCGACGAGGGCGACCTTCAATCCACGTTTGGCCAGATAATAGGCGGCGAAGACGCCGACGATGCCGCCGCCGATCACGACCGCATCGGCGGCAGCGGGTAGCTGCGGTGTAGTGTCGACGCGCGTCAATGGTGCGGGCATGGCATGGTCTCCGTTTCAGGCCAGTCTAACGGATTCACCGCCACGCCTTTGCCGGAGTTCATCCCACGGCAGCAGAAGATTCCGTCTTGCGGGCCGGCCGGCAGCCATTTGTGCTTCGGCATGTCCCGCAATCCGGTCGACACCCCTTTGTGATGTGTTAAGCTCGACGTTGGAGAGGCTGCAGCATAATCTGCTGCGCCGTTGGCGATCTCGAGCAAGCGAAGGCGCGTGTGATGATGAAACTCGACCGGATCGACATAAAAATTCTCTACGAACTGCAGAAGAATGGCCGCGTCACCAATGTGGAGCTCGCCGAGCTGGTCAATCTGTCGCCGAGCCCCTGCCTGATGCGGGTGAAGAAGCTGCAGTCCGAAGGTTACATCGAAGGTTATTCGGCTCAGATCAACGTCAGCAAACTCGGGCGGACACTGACCGTGTTCACCGAAATCACCCTGAAAAACCATCGGCAGATCGACTTCGCCCGGTTCCTCGCAGCGATCGAGAAGGTCGACCAGGTGATCGAATGCCATCTGGTTTCGGGCGGCTACGACTATCTGCTGAAATTCGTCACCGCCGGAATAGACGAATACCAGACGATCATGGAGCGGCTCACTGACATGGACGTCGGCATCGACAAATATTTCAGCTTCGTCGTCCTGAAATCACCGATCGTCAAGGCGCACATGCCACTGACGACCTTGTTCCCGCATTAGGGCTATTCAAGCAAAACGGCACAGCGGTTTTGCGTCTCTCATCCTGCGTGCATATCGGTTCCCTGTGTCGCAGGTCGTTCCCCCCATAAATAGAAGCCTTTCAATGGTTGGAAGGACTTGCGACAAAATCTCATCCCTGCCTTCCAAAGCCATGTTGGCTGCCACTTGCTGGGATTCTGCAGTCGAGTCGAGGCTTTCCAGCACGACCCGACCCGGCGTGCGCTCGATTTGGCTAGCGCCTTGCTTTGATTTAAAAGGGTGGATCAGTCGCGCATAGAACGACGGAATAATTCCTGGGGCAAAAACTGAGCCGGGAAATGCGCGTGGGACCGGCCCTCAGTGCCGGCAATAGGCCCGTACTAGTTCCGGATCCTGCTGGAGCTCGTCGAGCCAGGCCGGATCAAGCGTCGGCACCGACGAGAAGAGCAGTTGCGAATAGGGATGCTGCGGCGCCTTCACCTTCGCGGGGCTGATTTCTTCGATCTTTCGGCCGCCATACATGACGACGATCTCGTCGCAGATCGCTTCCACCACCGACAGATCGTGGCTGATGAAGATGTAGGAGAGGCCGAGTTCCCGCTGCAGTTCCTTGAGGAGATCGATCACGGCGGCAGCGACCACGGTGTCGAGCGCCGAGGTGATCTCGTCGCAGAGGATCAGCTTCGGATCGGCGGCGAGCGCCCGGGCGAAGTTGACGCGCTGCTTTTGCCCGCCCGAGAGTTCCCCCGGCCTGCGGTGGCGCAGGTTGCGGGGAAGGCGCACCATGTCGAGGAGTTCGTCGATCCGGGCATTTCGCGCCTGTCGATCCATGCGATGGTAAAAAACCAGCGGCCTGGCGAGGATGTCCTCGACGGATTTTGCCGGATTGAGCGCCGTATCGGCATATTGGAAGACGATCTGCATCTCGCGCAACTGATCACGTGAGCGCTCGCGAGCGCTGCGGCGCAGTTCCGTGCCGTCGAAGATGATCTTGCCGACGGCTGCCGGCAGGATGCCGGCAATGGTGCGGGCGAGCGTCGATTTACCGCAACCGGATTCTCCGATGATGCCGAGGTTGCGCCCTTTTTCCACCGTCAGGCTCACATGCTCGACTGCGCGAACCAGGGGAAGGCCGTCGGCTTGGCGCTGTCCGTACCCAGCGACGAGATTTTCGATCGTCAGAAGCGGCGCCGTCGCGGCCTCTATTGCGCCCGCCGTGCCGCGCGATTTCGGCTCGAAGGCTGCAAGCAGTTCTCTGGTATAGGGATGCTTTGGATCGTTCAGAATCTCTTCGGTGGTGCCGGTTTCCTGGGTTTCTCCGCCTTTGAGAACGACGATGCGGTCGGCGATCTGGGCGACGACGGCAAGGTCGTGCGAGACATAGACGCCCGATATGCCGCCTTTTTTCATCACCGATTTGAAAGCGCGCAGAACTTCGATCTGGGTCGTCACGTCGAGCGCCGTTGTCGGCTCGTCGAAGATGACCAGAGTGGGATCGCCGATCAGCGCCATGGCGGCTGCAAGGCGCTGCAACTGGCCGCCGGAAACCTGGTGCGGGTACCGGCTGCCGATCGTCTCCGGTTCCGGTAGGGAAAGCGCCCGAAAGAGCTCGATAGCCCGGGCACGCGCATCTTCCGGCGACATCAGCTGATGAATGCGGGTAACCTCGATCACCTGGTCCATGATCGATGTGGCCGGGTTGAAGGCAGCGGCGGCCGATTGCGGCACATAGGCGACTTGCGTGCCGCGCACCTTGGCGCGCTGCTTCTCGCTGAGGGTGACCATGTCCTTGCCACCGACCGAAACGCTGCCGCCGGAGATGCGGCAGCCCGCGCGGGTATGGCCCATGAGCGTCAGGGCGATGGTCGTCTTCCCCGAGCCGCTCTCACCGATCAGCGCGACGATCTCGCCCTCGGCAATATCAAGACTGACACCCTTGATGATCTCGACGCGTCGGCCGGAATCGGTGGTGGCCTCGACCTTCAGGTCACGAATTTCGATGAAATTGCTCATGACGGGCTCCGGTCGCGAATCTTCTGCGGCAGGTTGTCGATCAGCAGATTGACGCTGATCGTGAGGCTGGCGATGGCAAGTGAGGGGAACATCACCGCCGGCGCGCCGAATGGCAGGCCACCGATATTCTCGCGCACGAGCGCACCCCAGTCGGCATAGGGCGGCTGGACGCCGAGGCCCAGGAAGGACAGTCCCGACAGCAGCAGAACAATGAAGACGAAACGAATGCCGAGATCGGCAAGCACCGGCCCGACGATGTTGGGCAGGATTTCCGAGCGAATGAGATAGAGGGTGCTTTCACCGCGGATGCGCGCGACGGTGATGAAATCCATCGTATTGATGTTGACGGCGAGCGCCCGGGCGAAGCGGTAGGAGCCAGGGATGTAGATCACCGACAGCGTCAGGATCAGAACCGGGATCGAAGAGCCGACCGCGGCGACCACCACCAGACCGAAAAGCTTGCTCGGAATGGAATTCATGGCATCGAGGAAGCGGCTGAGGATCGTGTCGAGCCAACCGCCGGCGACCGCCGCGATCATGCCGAGCACCACACCGCTGAAGCAGGCGATCGTTACCGCCGCGAGCGAGATGCCGACCGTATAACGCGCGCCCATCAGAATCCGCGACAGCATATCGCGGCCGAGATAATCAGAGCCCAGCCAGAGCTCCCGGCTCATCGGGCCGAAATAATCGAGATCGACAATTTCGCCGATGGGATAAGGGATAATCAATGGCGCGAAGATCGCGACGAGCGCCCAAGCGAGGATGACGATCAGGCCGATCGCTCCGACGAGGTTGAAGCGATAACCAAGCCGGGTTCCGGGCAGCCGGGCGGAAGTGGTCTCGGAGCTGGTCATGGTCATCGGAGCCTCGGATTGGAAAGAATGGCGATGATATCGGCGATGGTGATCAGCAGCAGATAGCCAAGACAGAAGATCATCGCGCAGCTCTGGATCAGCGGCAGGTCGCGGGTGGCTACGGCGTCCAGCATCAGCTTGGCGATACCGGGGTAGTTGAAGATGGTCTCGACGATGATGACACCCCCGAGCAGATAGGAGAGCGACAGCGCGACAGCATTGACGATCGGGCCGAGAGCATTCGGCAGCGCATGGCGAAAGACTATACGCGGCCGGGAGGCGCCCTTGAGCAACGCCATCTCGACATAGGGCGTGTTGAGCGTCTCGATCACCGCTGCACGCGTCATACGGATCATCTGGGCCGAGACGACGAAGGTGAGCGTGATCACCGGCATGGCATAGACGCGCAACAGGTCGCTCAGACTGTGGACCTCGTTGGCCAAGGAGAGCGCCGGCAGCCATTTCAGGTAGACGGCGAAGATGAGCGCGGCGGAGGTCGCGACCATGAATTCCGGCACCGAGATGACACCGATGGTGATTACGGTGACGATCCGGTCGTAAAGAGTGCCGCGCAGCATTGCCGCGGTGATCCCGAGTGTCAGCGCAATCGGCACGGAGAACAGCGCGGTGACGCCGGCAAGTTTCAGCGTATTAATGAAGCGGCCGGCAATCAGGGCAGCGACCGGCATTTCGTTGGCATAGGACGTGCCGAGGTCGCCCTGCAAAAGACCGATGATCCAGCGCAGGAAACGAAAGAGGGCCGGCTCGTCAAGATGCATGGCCTTGCGCAGCCCTTCGACGGCTTCCGGCGTGGCGGCCTGACCGAGCAGGATCGTCGCCGTATCCCCCGGCAGGAGCGTTGTTGCGAAGAAGACCGCGAAAGAGACGATCAGCAGTGTGATCACGGCGACGAACAATCTGCTCAGCACAAGGGATAAGACCTGGTTGTTCACGGGTGGCTCCCCTTTCGTCTCGGTCGGTTTCGAAAGAACCGGGGCTGGGCCGCAGCCCCGGTTCTTTAATCTATCAGGCTTCAAGCCAGACGTATTCGGCAAAGGCATATCCCATCTGGCCGCCGAGCGGGTTGGGCTCCAGACCCTTGAGTTTGGCAGTGGTGGCGTCGACATTCGAGAGATAAGCCGGAATGATCGTGCCGGCTTCATTGGCAATCATCGCCTGCATCTCGTCATAGATTGCCTTGCGCTTTTCCTGGTCGAGCGACCCGCGTGCTTCGATCAGCATCTTGTCGAACTTTTCCGACTTGTACTGGCTCTCATTCCAGGGAGCCTGCGAGGAATAAAGCAGCGAGAACAGGATGTCGGGGGTAGGACGTGGATTGATATTGCCGAAATGGATCGGCGCCTTGAGCCAATAATTGTCCCAGTAACCGTCGGAGGGAACCCGCTGGACATCGAGCTTGAGGCCGATCTCGGCGCCTGACGCCTGAATGATCATCGCCATGTCGATCGACGAGTTTGCCGCCTCGGAGGCGATCACGGGAATGGATTGACCGAGCACGCCAGCCTTGTCGAAGTGGAATTTCGCCTTGTCCGGATCGAAGGCGCGCGGCTTCAGATCGGCGTTGCGGTAATAGTTGACGGGGGAAACCGGCTGGTCGTTGCCGATCTCACCGAGGCCACGAAGCGCCGATTTGACGATCTGTTCGCGGTTGACGAGATACTTCATGCCCTCGATGAAGTCCCGCTTGTTGCCGGGATTCATGTCCAGCCGCATGTTGAGGTTGGTGTAGTTGCCGGACGTCGTCTTCGACAAGGTGAAGCCGTCACCCTGGGCTTCGACAAGGCGCATCGAGCGTGGATTGATCGAGGCTGCGAGGTGGATATCGCCTGATAGCAGGGCGTTGACGCGGGCATTGTCGTCGCTGATGGCGAAATATTCGAAGGAATCGACGTTGGGGCCGGATTTCCAGTAGTTCTTGTTCTTGATCCCGACGGAACGAACGCCCGGCTCGAAGACTTCCCTGACGAAAGCGCCGGTGCCGTTGGCCTTGGTGAAATCGGTCGTCCCGTCGGCAACGATCATGAAGTGGTGCATCGACAGGATGGTCGGCAGGTCGGCATTCGGATCGGCAAGCGTGATCTCGACGGTCTGCTTGTCGATAGCCTTGAAGCCGGTCATCTGGGCGGCGATCTTGGCAACCTTCGAACCGACGGACGGGTCGAGATGGCGCTTCAGCGAGAAGACGACGTCTTCAGCCGTCAGCGGTTTGCCGTCATGGAAAGTGACGCCCTTCTTCAGCTTGACGGTCCAGGTCTTGGCATCCTTGGATTCGATCGCCTCGGCAAGCTCCATCTGCGGCGTACCGCTCTTGTCGAGGAAGGTGAGGCGGTTATAGAAGGAGCAGCAGCGGACATAGTCGGTAGAGAGCGACGCCTTTGCTGGGTCGAGTGTATCAGCCGTCGACGACGACCAGCCGGCCGCCTTGAGTGCTCCACCGGCAACGGGCGTCGCAGCGAGCGCCTTGCCGGCGCGGCCGAGCACAAGTCCGCCGGCCGACATGGCAACGCCGCCCGCAAGCATCATATGCAGCAATTCGCGACGGGTTGCGCCACGACGGATGGCGGTTTCGATCATGGCGTCGTCGGATCTGGTCCAATTGGTGATCTTGTTGTTCATCTCATTCCCCTTTTCCTCTGTGACGGGCCGCCTTAGTGGCGGGCCCGATCCGGCTTTAAAAGTTAGGCGCGCGCGGCGGCCACGGCCTCTGCAAGGTCGGCCATCGACGTGAAATGATAGTCGGGTGCGGTGAACTCGGCCGGCTCGATCGTGCCGCCGTAGCCCTTCTGGGCATGCCGCCGCTCGATCCAGCAATTGACCAGGCCGAGTTTCCTGGACACCCCGATATCGTGGTACTGGCTCTGGGCGACATGCAGGATTTCATCTTTCGAATGCCCTTCCGAAGCGATGTAGGCGAAGACTTGCTCGAAGAAGGCCGGGTCGGGTTTCTCGGTCCCCGTATCGTCGGCGGTGAAGGCCGCGTGGAAGGGATTGCCGAGCTCCTTCTGGAAGAATTCGAATGCCCAGCGGCGGGCGTTGGTCATCGCTACGAGGCGGTAATCTTTTGCGAGCTCTGCCAGTGCTGTGGCGCTGTCGGTGAAACCCTTCCAGCTCTTTGCCGAGTCCCGCAGTCGTTCGCCGTATTGGCGATCGGCCGGCAGGTCGAGCTTCGGCGCGATCGCGAGATAGACGCGCACGAGATCGTCGGGAAAGAGGTCGGCGTCGTCGGAGTAGCGGACCTCGCGGTAGAGGCTGAGCGCCCGCTCGCCATCGATTTCATTTCCCGTTTCGGCCGCGATCTCGGCAAGACAAGTCTTGAGACCGCCCTCGAAATCGATGAGCGTGCCGACGACGTCGAAGGTCAGGTATTTGAATTCCGAAAGGCTCTTGCTCACGTGAATTCCCCAGTGTTCGGCCCCAATCGGAGCGCGGCTTCTCGAAGAAGAATTTTCTGTTCCGCCGGCGGTCTCGTTGTCCCGCTCTTGTCTGGAACGCTCGCATCCGCCGGTTCCAGGTCTTTTCTTGATTTCAGTTTGTCACCTGCGCTGCGCCGGATTCTCCGAAAAGGCGCCATGAGGCGGCACAAAATACCGAATCTCGCTGTTTCGCGATATTCTCAGGCCCGCAGCGCCCGACGCACATCCGGGTCCTCCAACGTCTCGTCGAGCGTCATACGGGTGCGCTCGACGATTGCGTCGATCTCCGTTTCAGTGCAGCACAGCGGCGGGGCATAACCAAGCACACCATTGCCGAACGCGCGGATGACGAGGCCGTTTTCCCAGGCGCGATCGAAGATGCGGCGCGCCGGTTCGGCCGATGCCGGCAGCGGTGTCTTGTTCACCTTGTCTACCACAAGCTCGATGGCAGCAAGCATGCCGCGCCCGCGGACATCGCCGACGAGCGGGTGATCCCTCAGCGAGTCCAGGCCCTGCATCAGCCGCCTCCCGGCCTTGACTCCATTGTCGAGAAGGCCGTTTTCGTAGAGTTTCAACACTTCGAGGCCGACGGCGGCGCTGACAGGGTGGGCCGAATAGGTGTAGCCATGGCCAATCGCGCTGGCACCCGCCCCGTCGGCAATCGTCTCATAGACGTGATCGGCCATGAAAACGGCGCCCATCGGCACGTAGCCTGAGGTGAGGCCCTTGGCGGCTGTCATGAGGTCAGGCACGACCCCTTCCTCACTGCAGGCAAAAAGCGGCCCGGTCCGGCCAAAGCCGGTGATCACCTCATCGGCGACAAAAAGGATGTCGTGCTCGCGGCAGAATTCCCGCATCGCCTTGAGCCAGCCTTTCGGCGGCACAAGCACGCCCCCCGAACCCTGGATCGGTTCGACGTAGAAGGCGGCGACGCGTTCGGGCCCGATCGCCTCGACCTTGCTTTTCAGTGCCACGAGCGAGGCCTCAATGATCGCCTGCGGGCTGTCGCCGACTGGATTGCGGTAGGCGTAATGCGACGGAATTTTATGCTGCCAGTCGAAAGGAAGGCCGAAGCCGGCATGGAAGGCTGGCAAGGCGGTGAGGCCCGCGCCCACCGTCGAGGAGCCGTGATAGCCCTGTTCGACCGAAATGAACTGATCGCGTTCGGGCCGCCCTCGAGCATTCCAGTAGTAGCGGATGAAGCGGATCGTGCTATCCACCGCATCTGAGCCGCCGAGCGTGAAATAAACATGGTTCAGATCGCCCGGCGCCCGGTCGGCAAGCTCTCCGGCGAGTCGGATCGCAGGCTCGGAGCCGAGGCCGAAATAGGCGGTCGCATAGGGAAGCTCCCGCATCTGCCGGGCCGCCGCCTCGACAATGCTCTCGTGGCCGTAACCGGCATTGACGCACCAGAGGCCGGCGAAACCGTCGATCAGTTGTTTGCCCGAGGCGTCGGTGACCGTTGCTCCCTTGGCCGAGGCCAGCACCCGTACGCCATGCTTTTCATGGCTGCGGTAGGATGCCACCGGATGAATGAGATGGGCGCGATCGAGTTCGATGAGCGAATTGCTGTACATGGGATCTCCGGATCAGCCGAGGGCCTGACTGGCAAGGGCAAAGTTGGTAGCGGTCCGGGCGGCGACGTCGCCGGCCGATGGCTTTCTCATAACGATGCCACCGCCGACATGGGCGAGCCCCAGCGTGACCAGCCATGGAGAGAGTCCGGTTTCGGCAGTCGTATCCACCCGCAGGAACCGTCCTGCCCGTGCGGCGATGTGATGTTCGATGAGCTTGCGCGCGTCTTCGATATCCGCGGCGACCACGGGTCCGATCACCTCACCGCGACCGAAGGGACGCAGGCAGGCGAAACCAGAGACACCGCCGTCGCGGCGAATGACGGCGAATTCGCCGATCCTTGCGAGATAGGAGATGAGCTTTTCTCGGTCGGCGCCGAAGGCAAGGCGGTCCACCCCAATGATGGCCGGGAGATCGTCGGCGGTGGCAGCGCTCGTGCCGGCCGGCGCGCCGATTTCTCCGACAAGGCCTTGGTGCTGCAGCACGGTCCCGGTTTCATGAAAGCCAAGCTTCTCGTAGAGCGGTAGGCCCACCGTTGTCGCGACCAGCCGCAGCGGCCGGTCGCCTGCGATCCGCAAGGCGGCTTCCATCAGCCTGCGGCCGAGGCCACGGCCGCGCATGGTTTCGTCGACGATGACCATGTTGATGGTCGCGCAATCTTGCCTGTAGGGTGTGACGAGGATGGTGCCGACGACCCTGTGGTCCTCGATCGCGACCACGCCCTCGCTCAACGCGAGCGCCATCTGCCAGTCTTCCCGCCGATGCGGCCAGCCCGCCTGTCTGGAGAGCGCAACAGCGCCTTCCAGATGGTCTGGACTGAATGCAGCGATTTCGATCTGACGAGTTTGCATCGGGCCGTCCTTCATGTCGTGCCCGCAAGTCTGCCGGAACCCCGGCGGGCAGATCGTCTGAAGGCCGCGGTTCAGGCGGTATCTTATGGCTTTACCTCGGCGGACCGCCGCATCTTATGCTGGAGCCGATCGATATATTCCATCGGGATGCTCCATGGCTGGTGGGATTACCTCATCATCGCCAGCGCTGCCTCAAAGAAGTCGTCGCCACCGAAGTTTCCTGATTTCAATGCCAGAAGCATGTCGCCCTGCCGATTGCCGACCGTCCGCAGCACCGGCACGCCGGGGGCAATTTCGGGGCCGATCAGAAATGCCGGAATGGCAAGCCTGTCGACGGCGGCCCCCGAGGTTTCGCCGCCGGCGACCACCAGGCGGCGCACGCCTCTTTCAACCAGTTCGGCGGCGATGATGGACGTCGCGGTCTCGATCGCGTGGCCGGAAGCCTCCCGCCCATATTGCAATTGCAGCCGGGATACGGTTTCCGGCGCCGCGCTCGCGGCGACGATCACGGGACCGGCGGAGATGCGGTCTCCGGCCCAGGAAATCGCCGCGGCGATCTCATCCGGGCCTGATATCAGCCGCTCCGGATCAAGCCGCAACACAGGCATCGACCGTTCGGCGACCTCGAGCTGGCGTAGCGTTGCTTTCGAACAGCTGCCGGCAATAATCGCCGAAAACCCGCCGACAGGGCGAATGATGTCTTCAGCTGCTGCGCCGCCTGATATGCGGCCGGAACGGACGAGCGCCCGGGCAAGGCCGAGGCCAAGGCCGGACGCACCGGTGGAGACCGGCGTTTCGAGTGCGACCTCGCCGAGCGTTTCCAGATCCCTTTCGAAAATTGCATCGGCGACAGCCATGGTCACCCCTGTCGCGCGCAACGTATCGAGCCTCGCCCTGGCGGCGGCAGGGCCGGCCGCGACGGCTGCCAGGTCGATCAAGCCGACGGCGCCGCGCGATTGGCGGGTGAGAACCCGCACGAGGTTGGCGTCGTGCATTGGGTTGAGGGGGTGATCCTTGAGCGGACTTTCGTTCAAGGGTTGGCCGCCGACGAAGAGATGGCCGAGATAGACGGTGCGGCCGGTTTCCGGAAAGGCTGGTGTAACCAGCACGCTGCCGCCGCCCGCAGCATTGCGCAAGGCCTCGGTGACGGGACCGATATTGCCGGCATCGGTGGAATCGAAGGTCGAGCAGATTTTGTAAAGCACATGGCCCGCGCCCCGATGGCGCAGCCATCGCTCGGCTTCGGTGGCAGCCGTCACGGCCTCTGGGGCCCTGACCGAGCGGATTTTCAGGGAGACGACAACGGCATCCACGTCGGGCAGTGCCAGCGATGGATCCGGGATGCCGACCGTCTGCACCGTGCGCAGGCCATTCTTTGTCAGCGTGTTGGCAAGATCCGACGCGCCCGTATAGTCGTCAGCGATCGATCCGAGTGAAATAGCCATCGTCTAGCTCCGTGCAAAGGGTTTGAACCAGCCTAGACCGTCCAGTGTGTGGCTGCGCGGGATGTATTCGCAGCCGATGAAGCCGTCATAGCCCAGGCGGTCGATTTCGCCGAACAGATAGGGATAGTTCAGTTCCTCCCCATCCGGCTCGTTGCGTGACGGCACGCTGGCAATCTGGATATGGCCGGTGATCGGCAGTAGGCGCCGCAACGCCATGACGACGTCGCCATGGATGATCTGACGGTGATAGATATCGAACTGGAGCTTCAGGTTCGGCAAGCCGCATTCGGCAATCAGCAGTTCGGCTGCGTTGAAGTCGTTGAGGAAATATCCCGGCATGTTTCGCCCGTTGATCGGCTCGAGCAGGAGATCGATGCCCTTTTCCGCAAGCCGCTCGGCCGTATAGGTGACGGAGCGCCGATAACGGGAGGAGGCGTCGCCGTCGTGACGGTCGGCGATGCCCGCCATCAGGTGCAACCGTCCGACTCCCGTCGCTGCCGCAAAGTCCAGTGCCTTGTCGACATCGGCTTTCAGCGCATCGAACCGTTCGGGAAGGGCGGCAATGCCACGTTCGCCTGCTGCCCAGTCGCCCGGCGG includes these proteins:
- a CDS encoding aspartate aminotransferase family protein; translated protein: MYSNSLIELDRAHLIHPVASYRSHEKHGVRVLASAKGATVTDASGKQLIDGFAGLWCVNAGYGHESIVEAAARQMRELPYATAYFGLGSEPAIRLAGELADRAPGDLNHVYFTLGGSDAVDSTIRFIRYYWNARGRPERDQFISVEQGYHGSSTVGAGLTALPAFHAGFGLPFDWQHKIPSHYAYRNPVGDSPQAIIEASLVALKSKVEAIGPERVAAFYVEPIQGSGGVLVPPKGWLKAMREFCREHDILFVADEVITGFGRTGPLFACSEEGVVPDLMTAAKGLTSGYVPMGAVFMADHVYETIADGAGASAIGHGYTYSAHPVSAAVGLEVLKLYENGLLDNGVKAGRRLMQGLDSLRDHPLVGDVRGRGMLAAIELVVDKVNKTPLPASAEPARRIFDRAWENGLVIRAFGNGVLGYAPPLCCTETEIDAIVERTRMTLDETLEDPDVRRALRA
- a CDS encoding GNAT family N-acetyltransferase, whose product is MQTRQIEIAAFSPDHLEGAVALSRQAGWPHRREDWQMALALSEGVVAIEDHRVVGTILVTPYRQDCATINMVIVDETMRGRGLGRRLMEAALRIAGDRPLRLVATTVGLPLYEKLGFHETGTVLQHQGLVGEIGAPAGTSAATADDLPAIIGVDRLAFGADREKLISYLARIGEFAVIRRDGGVSGFACLRPFGRGEVIGPVVAADIEDARKLIEHHIAARAGRFLRVDTTAETGLSPWLVTLGLAHVGGGIVMRKPSAGDVAARTATNFALASQALG
- the otnK gene encoding 3-oxo-tetronate kinase — translated: MAISLGSIADDYTGASDLANTLTKNGLRTVQTVGIPDPSLALPDVDAVVVSLKIRSVRAPEAVTAATEAERWLRHRGAGHVLYKICSTFDSTDAGNIGPVTEALRNAAGGGSVLVTPAFPETGRTVYLGHLFVGGQPLNESPLKDHPLNPMHDANLVRVLTRQSRGAVGLIDLAAVAAGPAAARARLDTLRATGVTMAVADAIFERDLETLGEVALETPVSTGASGLGLGLARALVRSGRISGGAAAEDIIRPVGGFSAIIAGSCSKATLRQLEVAERSMPVLRLDPERLISGPDEIAAAISWAGDRISAGPVIVAASAAPETVSRLQLQYGREASGHAIETATSIIAAELVERGVRRLVVAGGETSGAAVDRLAIPAFLIGPEIAPGVPVLRTVGNRQGDMLLALKSGNFGGDDFFEAALAMMR
- the otnI gene encoding 2-oxo-tetronate isomerase; translation: MPVFAANLTMMFNEWAFLDRFDAAADAGFAAVEYLFPYEATPEAIAERLARNNLQQALFNLPPGDWAAGERGIAALPERFDALKADVDKALDFAAATGVGRLHLMAGIADRHDGDASSRYRRSVTYTAERLAEKGIDLLLEPINGRNMPGYFLNDFNAAELLIAECGLPNLKLQFDIYHRQIIHGDVVMALRRLLPITGHIQIASVPSRNEPDGEELNYPYLFGEIDRLGYDGFIGCEYIPRSHTLDGLGWFKPFARS